The Cucumis melo cultivar AY chromosome 5, USDA_Cmelo_AY_1.0, whole genome shotgun sequence genome has a segment encoding these proteins:
- the LOC103491297 gene encoding F-box protein CPR1-like codes for MSGYLPHEVLFNIFLNLPPKTLILCSCVSKSWRSVIANPSFISTHRNQSLTCNRKLLILRRYYGNTTKQKFRYSLHFDTDTLDLYQELKFPFLNSDGDLKIVGVSNGLVCFLGLELLLWNPSIQRVVAVPRTSETVSIYGVPDYYALGFGFDSRANDHKVVRLLYFEVKAPFSYKRSPKVELYEVGTGSWRAINNKAPRCEIVKSGWTQAFFHGAVHWIAYREIDRGYRCFILRFDIVKECFSTIDLPDCLANSSPYDLKVAVLGGALSIILCGWYCFETYMSSVWVLRKYDIPESWTKLIRSGPSQELGIVLGLRENGLMLMESKRGEVVLYNPYIRLMRSLGIYGAEGTFYLDSYVESLALLNEGKGISEKVVEAYD; via the coding sequence ATGTCAGGTTATCTTCCACACGAAGTCTTATTTAACATTTTTCTAAATCTTCCTCCAAAAACCCTTATCCTCTGTTCATGCGTCTCAAAATCATGGCGCTCTGTCATCGCTAATCCAAGTTTCATCAGCACCCATCGCAACCAATCTTTAACCTGCAACAGGAAACTCCTGATTCTCAGGCGGTATTATGGTAACACAACCAAGCAGAAATTCCGGTATTCGCTTCATTTCGATACAGACACATTGGATCTATACCAGGAGCTGAAATTCCCATTCCTCAATTCTGATGGGGATCTTAAGATTGTGGGTGTTTCCAATGGACTGGTTTGCTTTTTAGGTCTTGAGCTTCTCTTGTGGAACCCATCAATTCAAAGAGTTGTGGCTGTTCCTAGAACCAGCGAAACTGTCTCCATCTACGGTGTTCCAGATTACTACGCACTTGGATTCGGCTTCGATTCTCGTGCCAACGACCACAAGGTGGTTAGATTGTTATATTTTGAAGTGAAGGCTCCTTTTAGTTATAAAAGATCTCCTAAAGTTGAGTTATATGAGGTTGGGACAGGTTCATGGagagcaattaacaacaaaGCTCCTCGCTGCGAGATAGTTAAATCAGGATGGACACAAGCTTTTTTCCACGGAGCTGTCCATTGGATTGCATACAGGGAAATTGACAGGGGTTATAGGTGTTTCATTTTGAGATTTGATATAGTTAAGGAGTGCTTCAGTACAATTGATTTGCCTGATTGTTTGGCTAATAGCTCACCATATGATTTGAAAGTTGCTGTGCTAGGAGGAGCACTTTCCATTATATTGTGTGGCTGGTATTGTTTTGAAACATATATGTCTTCTGTTTGGGTGCTGAGAAAATATGATATCCCTGAGTCTTGGACTAAATTAATCAGGTCTGGTCCATCACAAGAGTTGGGAATAGTGTTAGGACTTAGGGAAAATGGACTGATGCTTATGGAATCTAAAAGGGGGGAAGTAGTTTTGTACAATCCATATATCCGGCTTATGAGAAGTCTTGGAATTTATGGTGCTGAAGGTACTTTCTATTTAGATTCGTATGTTGAGAGCTTGGCTTTACTGAATGAAGGGAAAGGAATTTCGGAGAAAGTGGTTGAAGCTTATGATTAA